In a single window of the Anaerocolumna cellulosilytica genome:
- the gatB gene encoding Asp-tRNA(Asn)/Glu-tRNA(Gln) amidotransferase subunit GatB translates to MKSYETVIGLEVHVELATATKIFCGCTTQFGGDPNTHCCPVCTGMPGTLPVLNKKVVEYAIAAGLATNCSINQNCKFDRKNYFYPDLPKAYQVSQLYLPICHNGGIEIDVNGVKKVIGIHEIHMEEDAGKLIHDPWEDCTLVDYNRCGVPLIEIVSEPDMRSADEVIAYLEKLKLILQYLGVSDCKMQEGSLRADINLSIREVGAEEFGTRTEMKNMNSFKAIARAIEGERKRQIELLEYGKVVVQETRRWDDNKDTSFAMRSKEDAQDYRYFPEPDLVPIEISDEWLGEIKNRQPELRDEKMLRYESEYDIPVYDAGIITGSKRLADLFEETVAICNKPKEVSNWLMVETMRLLKEEEMEPESIRFSAQNLAKLIILIGEGKINRTVAKEVFEKIFKEDIDPVKYVEENGLSMVSDEGLLKTTIERIVETNPASVQDYRSGKEKALGFLVGQTMKEMKGKADPGAINRILKEILS, encoded by the coding sequence ATGAAATCATATGAAACCGTCATTGGTCTGGAAGTGCATGTGGAGCTTGCAACAGCTACCAAAATATTCTGTGGCTGTACCACACAATTTGGTGGAGATCCCAACACACACTGCTGTCCTGTGTGTACCGGAATGCCTGGTACACTGCCAGTATTAAATAAAAAGGTAGTAGAATATGCAATTGCTGCAGGACTTGCAACGAATTGCAGTATTAACCAAAATTGTAAATTTGACCGTAAAAATTATTTTTATCCAGATCTTCCAAAGGCATATCAAGTATCCCAGCTTTATCTTCCGATTTGTCACAACGGAGGAATTGAGATAGATGTAAACGGCGTTAAGAAAGTAATCGGTATTCATGAAATCCACATGGAAGAAGATGCCGGTAAGCTGATACATGATCCTTGGGAAGACTGTACCCTGGTGGATTATAATCGATGTGGTGTTCCACTAATAGAAATAGTAAGTGAGCCAGATATGCGCTCAGCGGATGAAGTAATTGCTTATCTGGAAAAATTAAAATTAATCCTGCAATATTTGGGTGTGTCAGATTGTAAGATGCAGGAAGGTTCCCTTCGTGCGGATATCAACCTATCTATACGTGAGGTAGGAGCAGAGGAATTCGGAACTAGAACAGAAATGAAAAATATGAACTCTTTTAAAGCTATTGCAAGAGCCATTGAAGGAGAAAGAAAGCGCCAGATTGAACTTTTAGAATATGGAAAAGTTGTCGTACAGGAAACCAGGCGCTGGGATGATAATAAAGATACCAGTTTTGCTATGCGTTCTAAGGAAGATGCGCAGGATTACAGATATTTTCCGGAACCCGACTTAGTACCTATTGAAATTAGTGATGAATGGCTAGGAGAAATAAAAAACCGTCAACCGGAACTTAGGGATGAAAAAATGCTACGTTACGAATCAGAATACGATATACCTGTTTATGATGCAGGTATTATTACCGGTTCTAAACGTCTGGCAGATTTATTCGAGGAAACGGTAGCAATCTGTAACAAACCCAAGGAAGTTTCCAACTGGTTGATGGTTGAAACTATGAGATTGTTAAAGGAAGAAGAGATGGAACCGGAAAGCATCCGGTTTTCTGCCCAAAATCTGGCAAAACTCATTATTCTTATTGGTGAAGGAAAGATTAATAGAACCGTTGCTAAGGAAGTATTTGAAAAAATATTCAAAGAAGATATAGACCCTGTGAAATATGTAGAAGAAAATGGACTCTCCATGGTCAGTGACGAGGGATTATTAAAGACTACCATTGAGCGGATTGTGGAAACGAATCCTGCATCTGTACAGGATTACCGCAGTGGTAAGGAAAAAGCACTTGGTTTCTTAGTAGGTCAGACCATGAAAGAAATGAAAGGGAAAGCCGACCCCGGTGCTATTAATCGTATCTTAAAAGAGATATTATCATAG
- a CDS encoding flagellar hook-length control protein FliK, which produces MINQPITTGTTGKSSLSSKAASTASSHAISASASSGYTGIEKGQLLRGEVVDLRSNEVTVKLEDGSVITGRLEDNTSLSIGSRVVFSVEEVSAKTLVLKIVPGMNQTAYNTIDKALEAAGLSKTDKNKTIVRELLNQQMPIDKNTISLILKQSLQFKEVSIETLVFMNKNNLPVTEASLEFLNSMRNSENKIAAQINDLSDAISTIFQESLQDGSYSEISRIFLHKLLSPIANPPVDSTIAGQLSQKDVTDFLNYIETVPELKNVISDELLLSLKSGAFSNHDLLLLTDNFNKNIDTITVSEEFQHLKLMQAITKNLEHTLPSSEVNGQVDGMILSPLNTPYSAHSLNVNPPDANPTLPLSYEERNTLINNIRTLTQEPLPASLANSILTGESSSNEILQYIKDTLESLSSIQSQEAAAFLETAAKELLTSKEFTTLLKDELLSKWSLSPEDLKKPDAVKQLFEGLLRQLQDVKAFSEHASSTTLNAQGQVNNLQENIHFMNSLNHLFTYIQLPLKLKNQYSGGELYVYSKRKSERSTKEEGISILLHLDMTHLGPLDIYLDLVKNQLIGKFYLESTEIRDFVSSNINELEEKLIQKGYQFKTEFLTREKSIDIMEDFMNREADLKVKLPNNFDIRA; this is translated from the coding sequence ATGATTAACCAACCCATTACAACAGGAACTACAGGAAAATCCTCCCTATCTTCTAAGGCTGCTTCTACAGCATCCTCTCACGCCATTTCTGCCTCCGCTTCCAGTGGTTATACAGGCATTGAAAAAGGGCAATTACTTCGTGGAGAAGTCGTTGACCTTAGAAGCAATGAAGTTACTGTAAAGTTAGAAGATGGAAGTGTTATAACAGGACGACTCGAAGATAATACCTCTTTATCCATTGGAAGCCGGGTAGTATTTTCTGTTGAAGAGGTAAGTGCTAAAACCCTTGTCTTAAAGATAGTCCCGGGTATGAATCAGACTGCTTATAATACAATTGATAAAGCCTTGGAAGCGGCCGGTCTAAGTAAGACTGACAAAAATAAAACCATCGTCAGAGAATTGTTGAACCAACAGATGCCCATTGATAAAAATACCATCTCTTTGATTCTGAAGCAATCTCTGCAATTTAAAGAAGTATCCATTGAGACCTTAGTGTTTATGAATAAAAATAACCTGCCTGTGACAGAAGCCAGTCTTGAATTCTTAAACAGTATGAGGAATTCCGAAAATAAAATTGCCGCACAGATTAATGACCTGTCAGATGCCATAAGCACTATCTTTCAGGAATCCCTACAAGATGGCAGCTATTCCGAAATAAGCCGTATTTTTCTTCATAAGCTGCTCTCACCTATAGCTAACCCGCCTGTTGACTCTACTATAGCCGGACAGCTTTCGCAAAAGGATGTTACTGATTTTTTAAATTATATAGAGACAGTACCTGAACTGAAGAACGTTATTTCGGACGAATTGCTTCTTTCCTTAAAGAGTGGGGCTTTCTCCAATCATGATTTACTACTATTGACAGATAACTTCAACAAAAACATTGACACAATTACTGTATCAGAAGAATTTCAACACCTGAAATTAATGCAGGCAATCACAAAAAACCTTGAGCATACCTTACCTTCTTCCGAGGTAAATGGACAAGTTGACGGAATGATTTTATCGCCGCTAAACACTCCGTACAGTGCTCATAGCTTGAATGTTAACCCGCCTGATGCAAACCCTACCCTCCCTCTAAGTTATGAGGAACGGAATACCCTAATAAATAATATACGCACTCTTACACAAGAACCACTCCCTGCATCCCTTGCTAATAGTATCTTAACCGGAGAAAGCTCTAGTAATGAAATACTTCAGTATATCAAGGATACCTTAGAGTCATTATCCTCCATTCAATCACAAGAAGCTGCTGCCTTTTTAGAAACCGCTGCTAAGGAGTTGTTAACTTCAAAAGAGTTTACAACGCTTTTAAAAGATGAACTGTTATCGAAATGGTCACTTTCCCCTGAGGATTTAAAAAAGCCGGATGCTGTAAAACAACTTTTTGAAGGTCTATTAAGACAGCTTCAGGATGTAAAAGCTTTTTCAGAGCATGCCTCCTCTACAACCTTAAATGCACAAGGTCAAGTAAACAACCTACAGGAAAATATTCATTTTATGAATTCCTTGAATCATTTATTTACCTATATACAGCTTCCTTTAAAGTTAAAAAACCAGTACAGTGGAGGCGAACTGTATGTCTATTCAAAGAGGAAATCAGAAAGAAGTACTAAAGAAGAAGGTATCAGTATCTTATTGCATTTGGATATGACACATTTAGGACCGCTGGATATATACCTTGATTTAGTAAAAAATCAACTTATAGGCAAGTTCTACCTTGAGAGTACTGAAATTAGGGATTTTGTATCTTCTAATATAAATGAACTAGAAGAAAAATTGATCCAAAAGGGCTATCAATTCAAAACGGAATTCTTAACCAGAGAAAAATCCATTGACATTATGGAAGATTTTATGAACAGAGAAGCAGATTTAAAAGTGAAACTTCCTAATAATTTTGATATAAGGGCATAG